In the Natrinema sp. CBA1119 genome, CCCCGCTTCTCCGAGCAGATCGGCGAAGGCCTTGGCACCGGGCAAAGTGCCGCGGTCGACATCGCTCTCGTCGCGGTAGCTGTCGAAGGGAACGTTCACTGCGCCGGGCAGGTGACCGATCCCGTCGTACTCCCAGGCGTCCCTGACGTCGACGATGCGCACGGTCGGGTCGTCTAAACGCGCTGCGAGCCAGTCGGGGGAGACGACGACGGATTCGTCCATTAGGCGACCGATACGAGCCGCAGATCCGAGTACGCACCGATTTCGGCACGATCCCGGCTACCGGGACAGTGGCAACACTTGCTTGTTTTCGGTGGAGTTCCTGTCCTGTCCCGCCCTCTCGCTCCAGTAAACACCGCGAATCCAACGAATACAGCCGCTGTACGAACGGTGATGTGGCTCACCGATCCCAGTGGCGGCAATTGTTTCCGACAGAGTCGACTGGTGTCCGAATTGACCGGTTAAGTAGTCCCTTTGTGTGTCCCCGTCCATAGAACGAGTATGGCAAACGACTACGCCAAAGACGTACTCGTCACGGCTGATTGGGTCGAGGAGCGCCTCGACGACTTCCAGGACGACGGCTCCGACCTTCGACTGGTCGAGGTTGACGTCGACACGGAAGCATACGAAGACGCACACGCACCCGGCGCGATCGGATTCAACTGGGAGACGCAACTCCAGGATCAGACCCAGCGAGACATTCTCGATAAGGAGGACTTCGAGGATCTCCTCGGGAGCCACGGCATCAGCGAGGACGACACGGTCGTCCTCTACGGCGACAACTCCAACTGGTTCGCCGCCTACACCTACTGGCAGTTCAAGTACTACGGTCACGACGAGGTCTACCTGCTCGACGGCGGCCGCGAGTACTGGCTCGAGAACGACTATCCCACCACGGACGAGGAGCCCGACTTCTCGAGCACCGAGTACGACGCCGCCGGCCCGCGCGAGAGTATCCGCGCGTACCGAGAGGACGTCGAGAACGCGATCGATCGCGGCGTTCCCCTCGTCGACGTTCGCTCGCCC is a window encoding:
- a CDS encoding sulfurtransferase; its protein translation is MANDYAKDVLVTADWVEERLDDFQDDGSDLRLVEVDVDTEAYEDAHAPGAIGFNWETQLQDQTQRDILDKEDFEDLLGSHGISEDDTVVLYGDNSNWFAAYTYWQFKYYGHDEVYLLDGGREYWLENDYPTTDEEPDFSSTEYDAAGPRESIRAYREDVENAIDRGVPLVDVRSPEEYSGEILAPPGLQETAQRGGHIPGAKNISWAAVTNDDGTFKDPEALEELYADEGIDGDETTVAYCRIGERSSVAWFALHELLGYEDTVNYDGSWTEWGNLVNAPIEKGAGD